In Spirochaeta thermophila DSM 6578, the DNA window AACGTCGCCACAGGAAGGAAGAAGCGCCTCACCTCGAAAGGCCGGTACTACGGGGTGGGAGCCTCAGAGGACGGGTCTCTGGTCATAGGGTTGTGGTTCTCCCGTGATCGGAACGCGCAACTCCAGGTGTTCACAATGGAACGACCCGATGAGCTTCCCCCTGCGCCTTACTTCTCCTACACCTTCCCCCACGGCGAGGTACCCTCAGAAGTGGCGGTCTCACCCGACGGAGAGACACTCGCCGTGGTGGTGCACTCCCCTGCAGGCGTCTCCCTCCAGCTCCTCCACATCCCCACCGCCACCCGTACCACCCTCATCCCTCCACAGTCACTCCCCCTCACCTGTCCTCTCTACCGCGCCGAGGCCCTCTACTTCATCGCTCCCCTCCACGGCTACCCCGCCATCTACGCCCTCGTGCCCCAACCCGACGGCCCGGCCCGCCTCTTCCTCACCGCCACCGCCCCCTACAACATCACCGCCACCTCCATCACAGGTGGGATCCTCTACTATGCCGCCCACACCACCTGGAAAGGCCATTCCATCCAGACACTCGTCCTGGACCCCTCCTCCTGGCTCCCGGCCGAGGAGGCCCCTCACATAGCCCTCACCCCCACCCCCCGGGCATCCTCCACCCCCTTCGCCACCACCGCCCTCTCCTCCATGGACAAGATTGCCTACCCGGTCGAGGACTACTCCGTCCTTGGCCACCTCCTCAACATCCACTCATGGGCCATCCTCCCCTTTGACCTCGCACACCTCCACCCCGAGAAAACCCTCCTCAACACCGCATCGCTCGTCCTCTTCTCCAGCGACCTCCTCGGCACCACAGACCTCATCCTCTCTGCCGCCTACACCTTCCCCACCCACACCGCCCACGGGGGGTGGGCCTTCGACACCACCTACCTCGGTCTTGCCGGCGACTACCTCCTCGAGGGAGCACCGGGCACCCCCTCCAGCACCCACCTCGCCACAGTCCGCCTCCCCATCCAGGGCGGCCACGGCACGGGCCTCAACGCCGTCCGATGGCTCCTCCAACCGGAACTCACCGCAGGCATCACAACCTCCCCTGAAGAGGGGTCCAGATACCCCGTGGAGGAAACCCTCTCCTTCACCCTCAGGGGAATAGGAGGCCCAAGAGACCCCTTCCCGCTGTGGGGCCTCAGCGCAGAACTCTCCCACCTCCACTACCCCCTCCAGGACCAGGCTTCCTACCTCCTCTCTCAAACCCTCGACATACGCATCCCCGGCCTGCTCCCCCACGCAGCCCTCACGCTGGAGGCCCACACAGCCCAGGGCACCCACGACCTCAGCGGAGAACCCTTTGCCCTCGGCTACATCCCTTCCGATGAGGCGCACAGCATCCTCAGCCTCACGGCCACCTATGCCGTTCCCTTCCTCTACCCCGACCTCGCCCCTCTCGGCTCACTCGTCTACCTCAGGCGCATGAGACTCGCAGGCGTGTACTCCGCAGGCTGGCAGAGCACCGAACCCACCCTGCCCGACCTCACCACCACCCCTGTTCAGTCCGCAGGGTGTGGGCTCATCACCGACATGGGCCTCTTCGACATCCCCTCAGTGGTCTTCAGCCTCACCACCGGTATCTACTGGCCCTTCCCACCCCACGGTGACGGACGGCCCCGCCTGTGGCTGAACCTCGAGGTGGGAACTCTCACCATGTAGCACATCTCCCCACTCCCCCATGCGCCGCCTGCGTAAAAGGAGGGACCCCTCCCTCGAGGCCCCTCCTTACATCCGTCCGGAGGCACCTATCCCAGGGCCACGTCCAGCGTCATCATCACGGCAAAGCCTATGATCGCTCCCAGGGTGGAGACATCGGAGTTACCCGAGAGCTGCGACTCGGGGATCACCTCCTCTACCACTACGAAGATCATGGCCCCGGCCGCAAACGCAAGGGCATAGGGAAGCACGGGCTGCATCGCGAGCACGAAGGCGGCCCCCGCCACCGCGGCAACAGGCTCCACCACCGCAGAGAGCTGCCCCCAGAAAAAGCTCCTGGCCGGGCTCATTCCCTCGCGCCTGAGAGGGCCAGAGACCGCGAGCCCCTCGGGGAAGTTCTGGATCCCGATACCAAGGGCAAGGGCCACGGCCCCGGCGAGGTCCGCCGAGGGGATGCCCGCACCTACGGCTCCGAAGGCCACCCCCACAGCAAGCCCCTCCGGGATATTGTGAAGCGTGATCGCGAGTACCAACAGGAGCGTCTTCTTCCATGTGGTGTGGATGCCCTCGGCCTGCTCCACCGGCTGGCCCAGGTGGAGGTGGGGGAGCACCAGGTCCATGAGCCTGATGAACCCCGCACCCAGAAGGAAGCCCACGAGCGGGGGGACCCAGGGGATGAGCCCCATCTGTTCTGAAAGCTCTATGGAAGGATTCAAGAGTGACCAGAAGCTCGCAGCAATCATCACCCCCGCCGCGAACCCCAGCATTGCATCCATCACCTTACGGGAAGGATTGGGGAAGAGGAACACGCCGCCGGCACCAAGCGCGGTCATACCCCACGTGAACAGCGTGGCGAGAAACGCCTGAAGGATCACATGGGCCTCGATGAACCACTGCATACCGCCTCCTCTCGCACTACACCGTATGATCACATATACTTTACTAGAGGAATAATACTATGGGGAAGCTCCCTCGCACCACTCTACGCCCACTCGCCTGTCCATTCTGCGGGAGGACCAGTCTTCACTCACTCCCTCCCCTCACACAAAAGGAAGACGCGCTCAAGATGCCCTGCCCTTTGTGCCGGCGGACCTTCCTCGTGATCCGGAAGAAAGGCCTTCTCGGTACCCGTTATCGGTGCCATATCCTCTAGTAACGTGCGTCCAATGAACTCAGCACCCGACCTCGACCTCATCATGCAAGGCCCAATGCCGCACGCTGCGCCTCGTAGATGAGCCCGATCTCCTGTGCCGCGAGGTCGAGCATGGCATCGAGTTCCTCTCTGGTGAAGGCCCCCTTCTCCCCATTGCCCTGCACCTCAACCAGCCTGT includes these proteins:
- a CDS encoding ZIP family metal transporter, producing the protein MQWFIEAHVILQAFLATLFTWGMTALGAGGVFLFPNPSRKVMDAMLGFAAGVMIAASFWSLLNPSIELSEQMGLIPWVPPLVGFLLGAGFIRLMDLVLPHLHLGQPVEQAEGIHTTWKKTLLLVLAITLHNIPEGLAVGVAFGAVGAGIPSADLAGAVALALGIGIQNFPEGLAVSGPLRREGMSPARSFFWGQLSAVVEPVAAVAGAAFVLAMQPVLPYALAFAAGAMIFVVVEEVIPESQLSGNSDVSTLGAIIGFAVMMTLDVALG
- a CDS encoding TolB family protein, with product MKRVLCALLFVVLSLSPLSATDWKSITTPHFKILFPAELEEDAQYVANLLEQHVEEIFGIRPEGPARTWPVVLWNTTMTANGSVGLPPAVSYWYEVPYVRGGLFAGDWYSLLAVHEGRHMAQVDAARLGPWWLYYALAGEAGEAVHEALTMPLWFMEGDAVWAETAFSDRGRGRVPAFASQFRALTLEHPLSYHTMVNRSYVVYTPNHYVLGYHLVSYIRETYGEEAIQEAIRWGSMLPYVGFDIGLRRVTGKGVKGLYNEMISHYQKVWKEEVEGIPRFPSRTLVPEKGDYTWYSAVRTRPDGSLLLARGTLEKGTELVLRTPEGKERSVGRIPSGEAMALTDESAYWVEYAPGWGEQEGWSDLWYMNVATGRKKRLTSKGRYYGVGASEDGSLVIGLWFSRDRNAQLQVFTMERPDELPPAPYFSYTFPHGEVPSEVAVSPDGETLAVVVHSPAGVSLQLLHIPTATRTTLIPPQSLPLTCPLYRAEALYFIAPLHGYPAIYALVPQPDGPARLFLTATAPYNITATSITGGILYYAAHTTWKGHSIQTLVLDPSSWLPAEEAPHIALTPTPRASSTPFATTALSSMDKIAYPVEDYSVLGHLLNIHSWAILPFDLAHLHPEKTLLNTASLVLFSSDLLGTTDLILSAAYTFPTHTAHGGWAFDTTYLGLAGDYLLEGAPGTPSSTHLATVRLPIQGGHGTGLNAVRWLLQPELTAGITTSPEEGSRYPVEETLSFTLRGIGGPRDPFPLWGLSAELSHLHYPLQDQASYLLSQTLDIRIPGLLPHAALTLEAHTAQGTHDLSGEPFALGYIPSDEAHSILSLTATYAVPFLYPDLAPLGSLVYLRRMRLAGVYSAGWQSTEPTLPDLTTTPVQSAGCGLITDMGLFDIPSVVFSLTTGIYWPFPPHGDGRPRLWLNLEVGTLTM